One genomic segment of Helicobacter pylori NQ4053 includes these proteins:
- the crdR gene encoding copper response regulator transcription factor CrdR, translated as MQKKIFLLEDDYLLSESIKEFLEHLGYEVFCAFNGKEAYERLSVERFNLLLLDVQVPEMNSLELFKRIKNDFLISTPVIFITALQDNATLKNAFNLGASDYLKKPFDLDELEVRIKRFFNDDPIEIMPNIFYHQNCLSVRGKKEILPPKTAQLLEYFLEHKGQIISSQALENNLWEQAIDDSTLRTYIKVLRKLLGKNCIETHKGVGYRFNPL; from the coding sequence ATGCAAAAAAAGATTTTTTTACTAGAAGACGATTACCTTTTGAGCGAGAGTATCAAGGAATTTTTAGAGCATTTGGGCTATGAAGTATTTTGCGCTTTTAACGGGAAAGAGGCTTATGAAAGGCTCTCTGTTGAGCGTTTTAACCTCTTGCTTTTAGACGTGCAAGTGCCTGAAATGAATAGTTTGGAATTGTTCAAGCGCATCAAAAACGATTTTTTAATCTCTACGCCTGTGATTTTTATCACCGCCTTACAGGATAACGCTACCTTAAAAAACGCCTTTAATTTAGGTGCGAGCGATTATTTGAAAAAGCCTTTTGATTTGGACGAATTGGAAGTGCGCATTAAAAGGTTTTTCAATGACGATCCCATAGAAATCATGCCTAACATTTTTTACCACCAAAATTGCTTGAGTGTTAGGGGCAAAAAAGAGATCTTGCCGCCCAAAACCGCCCAACTTTTAGAATACTTTTTAGAGCATAAAGGGCAAATCATTAGCTCTCAAGCGTTAGAAAATAACTTATGGGAGCAGGCTATTGATGATTCCACCTTGCGCACTTACATTAAGGTGTTGCGCAAGCTTTTGGGTAAAAATTGCATAGAAACGCATAAGGGGGTGGGCTATCGCTTTAACCCACTATGA
- the crdS gene encoding copper-sensing histidine kinase CrdS: MRGWAIALTHYEKKSLKLFLGTYLGSSFVLMLVISVLAFNYEKNEKIKMIRMDMDKMASKIASEVVALHMQTHGDYHNALNALISRYKDASIALFDSKKRVLYSNIPESADLIKTHKEAGFFNFKGEYYLFSDETFAHLGVAKMLFKNSKPLHFSSLYRNIVLVFVIAFLCVIGVSVFLGRLFLKPIRNEITRIDHFLKNTTHELNTPMSALVLSLKTLEDNQQHRRIKIAIQRMSFLYRSLSYLVMQDIERESFVLLDLKALIIKENTLFSEMIDYHKLEFKSDLVEVAFKAKEQDFLSLYSNLLMNAIKYSVMHGYIHIELTCEFLKVKNLGYEIPKDKIKELSVRYARFNSSVLGYGIGLDLVKKVCEKYKMRLEIHSEPSLKGTFYENSFCIHFQG; encoded by the coding sequence ATAAGGGGGTGGGCTATCGCTTTAACCCACTATGAAAAAAAATCCCTCAAGCTCTTTTTAGGGACTTATTTAGGCTCTTCGTTTGTGTTAATGCTAGTGATTAGCGTTTTAGCGTTTAACTATGAAAAAAACGAAAAAATCAAAATGATACGCATGGACATGGATAAAATGGCTTCTAAGATCGCTAGTGAAGTGGTTGCCTTGCACATGCAAACGCATGGGGATTACCACAACGCTTTAAACGCTCTAATCTCACGCTATAAAGACGCTTCCATAGCGCTTTTTGATAGTAAAAAGCGTGTTTTATACTCCAATATCCCTGAAAGCGCGGATTTGATCAAAACCCATAAAGAAGCGGGCTTTTTTAATTTTAAGGGGGAGTATTACCTGTTTAGCGATGAAACTTTCGCCCATTTAGGCGTGGCTAAAATGCTTTTTAAAAATTCTAAACCCCTTCATTTTTCTTCTTTGTATCGTAACATTGTTTTAGTGTTTGTCATAGCGTTTTTATGCGTGATAGGGGTTTCTGTGTTTTTGGGGCGTTTGTTTTTAAAGCCCATTAGGAATGAAATCACGCGCATCGATCATTTTTTAAAAAACACCACGCATGAATTAAACACCCCCATGAGCGCTTTAGTCTTGTCTTTAAAAACCTTAGAAGACAACCAACAACACCGCCGCATTAAAATCGCTATCCAGCGCATGAGTTTTTTATACCGCTCGCTCTCTTATTTGGTGATGCAAGACATTGAGCGCGAGTCTTTTGTGCTTTTAGACTTAAAAGCCCTGATTATTAAAGAAAATACGCTTTTTAGCGAGATGATAGACTACCACAAGCTGGAATTTAAAAGCGATCTAGTAGAGGTGGCGTTTAAGGCTAAAGAGCAGGATTTCCTTTCGCTTTATAGCAATTTGCTCATGAATGCGATCAAATACAGCGTCATGCATGGGTATATCCACATAGAGCTAACATGCGAGTTTTTGAAAGTGAAAAATTTAGGGTATGAAATCCCTAAAGACAAGATTAAAGAATTAAGCGTTCGTTACGCGCGTTTCAATTCTAGCGTGTTGGGTTATGGTATAGGGTTAGATTTAGTGAAAAAAGTGTGTGAAAAGTATAAAATGCGTTTAGAAATTCATAGCGAACCCTCTTTAAAAGGAACGTTTTATGAAAATTCGTTTTGTATTCATTTTCAAGGATAA
- a CDS encoding bifunctional ADP-dependent NAD(P)H-hydrate dehydratase/NAD(P)H-hydrate epimerase produces MLSVYEKVNALDKRALEELFLSEDILMENAAMALERAVLQNASLGAKVIILCGSGDNGGDGYALARRLIGRFRVLVFEMKLAKSPMCQLQKERAKKAGVTIKTYEENALNQNLECDVLIDCVVGSAFKGGLEPFLNFESLSQKARFKIACDIPSGIDSKGRVDKGAFKADLTISMGAIKSCLLSDRAKDYVGELKVGHLGVFNQTYEIPTDTFLLEKSDLKLPLRDKKNTHKGDYGHAHVLLGKHSGAGLLSAISALSFGSGVVSIQALECEITSNNKPLELVFCENFPNPLSAFALGMGLENIPKDFKKWLELAPCVLDAGVFYHKEVLQALEKEVILTPHPKEFLSLLKSVGINISMLELLDNKLEIARDFSQKYPKVVLLLKGANTLIAHQGRTFINTLGSVALAKAGSGDVLAGLIVSLLSQNYTPLDAAINASLAHALAGLEFKNNYALTPLDLIEKIKRL; encoded by the coding sequence ATGCTTTCAGTGTATGAAAAAGTGAATGCCCTAGACAAAAGGGCGCTTGAAGAATTGTTTTTAAGCGAAGACATTTTAATGGAAAACGCCGCTATGGCTTTAGAAAGGGCGGTTTTACAAAACGCTTCTTTGGGTGCTAAAGTCATTATCCTTTGTGGGAGCGGGGATAACGGAGGCGATGGCTATGCTCTAGCCAGGCGTTTAATAGGGCGTTTTAGAGTGCTGGTCTTTGAAATGAAATTAGCCAAAAGCCCCATGTGCCAATTGCAAAAAGAAAGGGCTAAAAAAGCAGGGGTAACCATCAAAACATACGAAGAAAACGCCCTTAATCAAAATTTAGAATGCGATGTGTTAATAGATTGCGTGGTAGGGAGTGCTTTTAAAGGCGGATTAGAGCCGTTTTTAAACTTTGAAAGCCTTTCTCAAAAAGCGCGCTTTAAAATCGCTTGCGACATTCCTAGCGGGATCGATTCTAAAGGCAGGGTGGATAAGGGAGCGTTTAAAGCGGATTTGACTATCAGCATGGGCGCTATCAAGTCATGCTTATTAAGCGATAGGGCTAAAGACTATGTGGGGGAATTGAAAGTGGGGCATTTGGGGGTTTTTAATCAAACCTATGAGATCCCAACAGACACTTTTTTACTGGAAAAAAGCGATCTCAAACTGCCCTTAAGGGATAAAAAAAACACTCATAAAGGCGATTACGGGCATGCGCATGTTCTTTTAGGCAAGCATAGTGGGGCGGGGTTATTGAGCGCAATAAGTGCGTTAAGTTTTGGATCTGGAGTGGTGAGTATCCAAGCGTTAGAATGCGAGATAACTTCTAATAACAAGCCTTTAGAATTGGTTTTTTGTGAAAATTTCCCTAACCCCTTAAGTGCGTTCGCTCTTGGCATGGGGTTAGAAAATATTCCAAAGGATTTTAAGAAGTGGCTTGAATTAGCCCCATGCGTTTTAGATGCGGGCGTTTTTTATCATAAAGAGGTGTTGCAAGCCTTAGAAAAAGAAGTGATCTTAACCCCTCACCCTAAAGAGTTTTTATCGTTGTTAAAATCAGTGGGGATCAACATAAGCATGCTAGAATTATTAGACAATAAGCTAGAAATCGCAAGGGATTTTTCTCAAAAATACCCCAAGGTGGTTTTGCTTTTAAAAGGGGCTAATACCCTAATCGCTCATCAAGGGCGAACTTTTATCAACACTTTAGGGAGCGTGGCTTTGGCTAAGGCTGGGAGTGGCGATGTGTTAGCGGGACTGATTGTAAGCTTGCTTTCTCAAAACTATACGCCTTTAGACGCCGCTATTAACGCAAGCCTAGCGCACGCCCTAGCGGGTTTAGAATTTAAGAACAATTACGCTTTAACGCCCCTAGATTTGATAGAAAAGATCAAACGATTATAA
- a CDS encoding replicative DNA helicase, which translates to MDHLKHLQQLQNIERIVLSGIVLANHKIEEVHSVLEPSDFYYPPNGLFFEIALKLHEEDCPIDENFIRQKMPKDKQIKEEDLVAIFAASPIDNIEAYVEEIKNASIKRKLFGLANTIREQALESAQKSSDILGAVEREVYALLNGSTIEGFRSIKEVLESAMDLITENQRKGSLEVTGIPTGFVQLDNYTSGFNKGSLVIIGARPSMGKTSLMMNMVLAALNDDRGVAVFSLEMSAEQLALRALSDLTSINMHDLESGRLDDDQWENLAKCYDHLSQKKLFFYDKSYVRIEQIRLQLRKLKSQHKELGIAFIDYLQLMSGSKATKERHEQIAEISRELKTLARELEIPIIALVQLNRSLENRDDKRPILSDIKDSGGIEQDADIVLFLYRGYIYQMRAEDNKIDKLKKEGKIEEAQELHLKVNEERRIHKQNGSIEEAEIIVAKNRNGATGTVYTRFNAPFTRYEDMPIDSHLEEGQETKVDYDIVTT; encoded by the coding sequence ATGGATCATTTAAAGCATTTGCAGCAATTGCAAAACATTGAAAGGATCGTGCTTTCAGGCATTGTGTTGGCCAATCATAAGATTGAAGAGGTCCATAGCGTTTTAGAGCCTAGCGATTTTTACTACCCGCCTAACGGCTTGTTTTTTGAAATCGCTTTAAAACTGCATGAAGAAGATTGCCCCATTGATGAGAACTTTATCCGCCAAAAAATGCCTAAAGACAAGCAAATCAAAGAAGAAGATCTAGTCGCTATTTTTGCGGCAAGCCCCATAGATAATATTGAAGCCTATGTGGAAGAGATTAAAAACGCTTCCATTAAACGAAAACTTTTTGGCTTGGCTAACACCATCAGAGAGCAAGCCCTAGAAAGCGCGCAAAAATCCAGCGATATTTTAGGTGCTGTGGAGCGAGAAGTCTATGCGTTATTGAATGGCAGCACCATAGAGGGCTTTAGGAGCATTAAAGAAGTGCTTGAAAGCGCAATGGATCTTATTACGGAAAACCAAAGAAAGGGGAGTTTGGAAGTTACTGGCATACCGACTGGATTTGTCCAGTTGGATAATTATACGAGCGGTTTTAATAAGGGGAGTTTAGTCATTATAGGGGCAAGGCCGTCTATGGGTAAAACCAGTTTGATGATGAACATGGTCTTAGCTGCGCTCAATGACGATAGGGGGGTAGCGGTTTTTAGTTTAGAAATGTCCGCAGAGCAACTCGCTTTAAGGGCGTTATCGGATCTCACTTCTATTAACATGCATGATTTAGAGAGCGGGAGGCTTGATGATGATCAATGGGAAAATTTAGCCAAATGCTACGATCACCTTTCGCAAAAAAAACTCTTTTTCTACGATAAAAGCTATGTGAGGATAGAGCAAATCCGCTTGCAACTGCGAAAGCTTAAATCCCAACACAAGGAATTGGGTATCGCTTTTATTGACTATTTGCAACTCATGTCAGGGAGTAAAGCCACTAAAGAGCGCCATGAGCAAATCGCTGAAATTTCAAGGGAGCTTAAAACTTTAGCCAGAGAATTAGAAATCCCTATCATAGCGTTAGTGCAACTCAACCGCAGCCTGGAAAACCGAGACGATAAACGGCCCATTCTTTCGGATATTAAAGACAGCGGGGGGATTGAACAGGACGCTGATATTGTTTTATTTTTATATAGAGGCTATATCTATCAAATGAGGGCTGAAGACAACAAAATAGACAAGCTCAAAAAAGAAGGCAAGATTGAAGAGGCGCAAGAGTTGCACCTAAAAGTGAATGAAGAAAGGCGTATCCACAAGCAAAATGGCAGTATTGAAGAGGCTGAAATCATCGTGGCTAAAAACAGGAATGGGGCTACAGGAACGGTTTATACGCGCTTTAACGCTCCTTTCACGCGCTATGAAGACATGCCCATAGATTCTCATTTAGAAGAGGGACAAGAAACTAAAGTGGATTATGATATAGTTACAACTTGA
- a CDS encoding ComEC/Rec2 family competence protein, which produces MKDKTFQGAFELLSTPKEYLWCGVFLSLLLAINLYLEYLNYQKLDFSKPTSLNAQILLQYPKTKDQKTYFVLKLQSKGMIFYTTIKEPLKNLQYRHAQFFGKIKPCSFLESLKSCFFQTYSFSLTRKQDFKSHLRHFIDSAHSSALVGNLYRALFIGDSLNKDLRDKANALGINHLLAISGFHLGILSMSVYFLFSLFYTPLQKRYFPYRNAFYDIGVLVWVFLLGYLLLLDFLPSFFRAFLMGLLGFLACFFGVRLLSFKLLILACCIAIALLPKLLFSVGFLLSVCGVWYIFLFLKHTQIFFKNSSFLMRSFQVISLSVLVFLNMLIIAHAFFPMFSPYQLFSIPLGLIFIVFFPLSLFLHAVGLGSLLDHFLSMPLTIPTISVSSPLWLLGTHLFLTILSARSFKVYLSMNVLSTGFFLYCCYQYIIMPSLIVG; this is translated from the coding sequence TTGAAAGATAAAACTTTTCAGGGGGCGTTTGAACTTCTTTCAACCCCCAAAGAATACTTATGGTGTGGGGTGTTTTTAAGCCTTTTGTTGGCGATCAACCTTTATTTAGAATACTTGAATTACCAAAAGCTTGATTTTTCAAAACCTACAAGCCTGAACGCTCAAATCTTGTTGCAATACCCTAAAACTAAAGATCAAAAAACCTATTTTGTCTTAAAGCTCCAATCAAAGGGCATGATCTTTTACACCACCATTAAAGAGCCTTTAAAAAATCTCCAATACCGCCACGCGCAATTTTTTGGCAAGATCAAGCCTTGCTCGTTCTTAGAGTCTCTAAAATCATGCTTTTTTCAAACTTATTCTTTTTCTTTAACACGAAAACAAGATTTCAAATCGCATTTGCGCCATTTCATTGACAGCGCTCATTCAAGCGCTTTAGTGGGTAATTTGTATCGAGCGTTATTCATAGGGGATAGCTTGAATAAGGATTTAAGAGATAAAGCCAACGCGCTAGGGATCAACCACTTACTAGCCATTAGCGGGTTTCATTTAGGGATTTTAAGCATGAGTGTGTATTTTCTTTTCTCTCTTTTTTATACTCCCTTACAAAAACGCTATTTCCCTTATAGGAACGCTTTTTATGATATAGGGGTTTTGGTGTGGGTTTTTTTGCTAGGGTATTTATTGCTATTAGATTTTTTACCCTCTTTTTTCAGGGCGTTTTTAATGGGCTTATTAGGGTTTTTGGCATGCTTTTTTGGGGTAAGGCTTTTGAGTTTTAAACTTTTGATTTTAGCGTGCTGTATCGCCATAGCGTTACTCCCTAAATTGCTTTTTAGTGTGGGGTTTTTGCTTTCTGTTTGTGGGGTGTGGTATATCTTCTTGTTTTTAAAACACACTCAAATTTTTTTTAAAAATTCTTCTTTTTTAATGCGATCGTTTCAAGTCATAAGCTTAAGCGTGCTGGTGTTTTTGAACATGCTCATTATTGCGCATGCCTTTTTCCCTATGTTTTCGCCCTACCAGCTCTTTAGCATTCCTTTAGGCTTGATTTTTATCGTGTTTTTCCCTTTGAGTTTGTTCTTGCATGCGGTGGGTTTGGGGTCTTTGTTGGATCATTTTTTAAGCATGCCTTTAACAATCCCCACGATTTCGGTTTCTTCACCCTTATGGCTTTTAGGGACGCATTTATTTTTAACGATTCTAAGCGCGCGTTCTTTTAAAGTTTATTTAAGCATGAACGTTTTAAGCACAGGCTTTTTCTTGTATTGTTGCTATCAATATATTATAATGCCTAGCTTAATTGTAGGTTAG